A part of Mesoplodon densirostris isolate mMesDen1 chromosome 10, mMesDen1 primary haplotype, whole genome shotgun sequence genomic DNA contains:
- the WDR48 gene encoding WD repeat-containing protein 48 isoform X1, translating into MYYSRVKSYLTRPCVLYAFVNPVLFWVSYVIRDEVEKYNRNGVNALQLDPALNRLFTAGRDSIIRIWSVNQHKQDPYIASMEHHTDWVNDIVLCCNGKTLISASSDTTVKVWNAHKGFCMSTLRTHKDYVKALAYAKDKELVASAGLDRQIFLWDVNTLTALTASNNTVTTSSLSGNKDSIYSLAMNQLGTIIVSGSTEKVLRVWDPRTCAKLMKLKGHTDNVKALLLNRDGTQCLSGSSDGTIRLWSLGQQRCIATYRVHDEGVWALQVNDTFTHVYSGGRDRKIYCTDLRNPDIRLLICEEKAPVLKMELDRSADPPPAIWVATTKSTVNKWTLKGIHNFRASGDYDNDCTNPITPLCTQPDQVIKGGASIIQCHILNDKRHILTKDTNNNVAYWDVLKACKVEDLGKVDFEDEIKKRFKMVYVPNWFSVDLKTGMLTITLDESDCFAAWVSAKDAGFSSPDGSDPKLNLGGLLLQALLEYWPRTHVNPIDEEENEVNHVNGEQENRVQKGNGYFQVPPHTPVIFGEAGGRTLFRLLCRDSGGETESMLLNETVPQWVIDITVDKNMPKFNKIPFYLQPHASSGAKTLKKDRLSASDMLQVRKVMEHVYEKIINLDNESQTTSSSNNEKPGEQEKEEDIAVLAEEKIELLCQDQVLDPNMDLRTVKHFIWKSGGDLTLHYRQKST; encoded by the exons GTTTCCTATGTTATTCGAGATGAAGTGGAGAAGTACAACCGAAATGGGGTCAATGCCCTGCAGCTGGACCCAGCACTAAACAGACTTTTCACGGCAGGTCGAGACTCCATCATAAGAATATGGAGTGTCAATCAGCACAAG caAGATCCATATATAGCATCTATGGAACACCATACCGATTGGGTAAATGACATTGTACTCTGTTGTAATGGGAAAACAT TAATATCTGCTTCTTCTGATACAACAGTAAAAGTATGGAATGCACATAAGGGATTTTGCATGTCAACATTAAGGACACATAAG GATTATGTAAAAGCCTTAGCATATGCCAAGGATAAAGAACTGGTAGCATCGGCTGGGTTGGACCGACAAATATTCCTTTGGGATGTGAATACTCTAACAGCATTGACTGCCTCAAATAACACTGTCACAA CTTCTTCTTTAAGTGGGAACAAAGATTCCATTTATAGCCTGGCAATGAATCAACTGGGAACAATCATTGTATCAGGGTCCACTGAGAAG GTTTTAAGAGTATGGGATCCAAGAACATGTGCAAAACTAATGAAGCTTAAAGGGCACACGGATAATGTTAAAGCATTGCTGTTGAACAGAGATGGCACACAG TGCCTTTCCGGCAGTTCTGATGGGACAATTCGCCTTTGGTCCCTTGGCCAGCAGAGATGTATAGCAACGTACCGAGTGCATGATGAAGGTGTTTGGGCTCTACAGGTCAATGACACCTTCACACATGTGTACTCTGGAGGAAGGGACAGGAAGATTTATTGTACAGACCTAAGAAACCCTGACATTCGGTTGCTAATTTGTGAAGAAAAAGCACCAGTTCTCAAG ATGGAGCTTGACAGGTCAGCTGATCCCCCTCCTGCAATCTGGGTTGCAACAACGAAGTCTACAGTAAACAAATGG ACATTGAAAGGAATTCATAATTTTAGAGCCTCTGGAGATTATGACAATGACTGTACAAATCCTATAACACCCCTTTGTACACAGCCCGACCAGGTTATTAAAG gggGTGCTAGTATTATTCAGTGTCACATTCTTAATGATAAGAGACATATATTAACCAAAGATACCAATAATAATGTGGCATATTGGGATGTATTAAAG GCATGTAAAGTTGAAGATCTGGGCAAAGTGGATTTTGAAgatgaaattaagaaaagattTAAGATGGTATATGTACCAAATTGGTTCTCAGTAGACTTAAAAACAGGG atGTTGACAATTACTTTGGATGAGAGTGACTGTTTTGCTGCTTGGGTTTCTGCAAAAGATGCTGGCTTTAGCAGCCCTGACGGGTCAGATCCAAAAC TGAACTTAGGAGGACTTTTACTCCAGGCCCTCCTAGAATATTGGCCTAGGACACATGTGAATCCAATAGATGAAGAAGAAAACGAAGTAAACCATG TAAATGGGGAACAGGAGAACCGAGTACAAAAGGGAAATGGCTATTTCCAGGTGCCCCCACACACTCCTGTGATCTTTGGTGAAGCTGGAGGTCGCACCTTGTTCAG GCTGCTCTGCCGAGACTCTGGGGGTGAGACTGAGTCCATGCTTCTGAATGAGACAGTGCCACAATGGGTAATTGACATCACTGTGGAT AAAAATATGCCCAAATTCAACAAAATTCCTTTCTACCTCCAACCTCATGCATCTTCAGGAGCAAAAACCTTAAAAAA AGATAGGCTCTCTGCTAGTGACATGCTTCAAGTCCGGAAAGTAATGGAACACGTCTATGAGAAAATCATCAACTTGGATAATGAGTCTCAAACCACTAGCTCTTCTAATAATGAAAAACCAGGAGaacaggaaaaagaagaggaTATTGCTGTGCTGGCAGAGGAGAAAATTGAACTTTTGTGCCAGGACCAG GTTTTGGATCCAAATATGGACCTCCGAACAGTGAAACACTTCATATGGAAGAGTGGTGGTGACCTCACCCTCCATTACCGTCAGAAGTCCACGTGA
- the WDR48 gene encoding WD repeat-containing protein 48 isoform X2 — MAAHHRQNTAGRRKVQVSYVIRDEVEKYNRNGVNALQLDPALNRLFTAGRDSIIRIWSVNQHKQDPYIASMEHHTDWVNDIVLCCNGKTLISASSDTTVKVWNAHKGFCMSTLRTHKDYVKALAYAKDKELVASAGLDRQIFLWDVNTLTALTASNNTVTTSSLSGNKDSIYSLAMNQLGTIIVSGSTEKVLRVWDPRTCAKLMKLKGHTDNVKALLLNRDGTQCLSGSSDGTIRLWSLGQQRCIATYRVHDEGVWALQVNDTFTHVYSGGRDRKIYCTDLRNPDIRLLICEEKAPVLKMELDRSADPPPAIWVATTKSTVNKWTLKGIHNFRASGDYDNDCTNPITPLCTQPDQVIKGGASIIQCHILNDKRHILTKDTNNNVAYWDVLKACKVEDLGKVDFEDEIKKRFKMVYVPNWFSVDLKTGMLTITLDESDCFAAWVSAKDAGFSSPDGSDPKLNLGGLLLQALLEYWPRTHVNPIDEEENEVNHVNGEQENRVQKGNGYFQVPPHTPVIFGEAGGRTLFRLLCRDSGGETESMLLNETVPQWVIDITVDKNMPKFNKIPFYLQPHASSGAKTLKKDRLSASDMLQVRKVMEHVYEKIINLDNESQTTSSSNNEKPGEQEKEEDIAVLAEEKIELLCQDQVLDPNMDLRTVKHFIWKSGGDLTLHYRQKST, encoded by the exons GTTTCCTATGTTATTCGAGATGAAGTGGAGAAGTACAACCGAAATGGGGTCAATGCCCTGCAGCTGGACCCAGCACTAAACAGACTTTTCACGGCAGGTCGAGACTCCATCATAAGAATATGGAGTGTCAATCAGCACAAG caAGATCCATATATAGCATCTATGGAACACCATACCGATTGGGTAAATGACATTGTACTCTGTTGTAATGGGAAAACAT TAATATCTGCTTCTTCTGATACAACAGTAAAAGTATGGAATGCACATAAGGGATTTTGCATGTCAACATTAAGGACACATAAG GATTATGTAAAAGCCTTAGCATATGCCAAGGATAAAGAACTGGTAGCATCGGCTGGGTTGGACCGACAAATATTCCTTTGGGATGTGAATACTCTAACAGCATTGACTGCCTCAAATAACACTGTCACAA CTTCTTCTTTAAGTGGGAACAAAGATTCCATTTATAGCCTGGCAATGAATCAACTGGGAACAATCATTGTATCAGGGTCCACTGAGAAG GTTTTAAGAGTATGGGATCCAAGAACATGTGCAAAACTAATGAAGCTTAAAGGGCACACGGATAATGTTAAAGCATTGCTGTTGAACAGAGATGGCACACAG TGCCTTTCCGGCAGTTCTGATGGGACAATTCGCCTTTGGTCCCTTGGCCAGCAGAGATGTATAGCAACGTACCGAGTGCATGATGAAGGTGTTTGGGCTCTACAGGTCAATGACACCTTCACACATGTGTACTCTGGAGGAAGGGACAGGAAGATTTATTGTACAGACCTAAGAAACCCTGACATTCGGTTGCTAATTTGTGAAGAAAAAGCACCAGTTCTCAAG ATGGAGCTTGACAGGTCAGCTGATCCCCCTCCTGCAATCTGGGTTGCAACAACGAAGTCTACAGTAAACAAATGG ACATTGAAAGGAATTCATAATTTTAGAGCCTCTGGAGATTATGACAATGACTGTACAAATCCTATAACACCCCTTTGTACACAGCCCGACCAGGTTATTAAAG gggGTGCTAGTATTATTCAGTGTCACATTCTTAATGATAAGAGACATATATTAACCAAAGATACCAATAATAATGTGGCATATTGGGATGTATTAAAG GCATGTAAAGTTGAAGATCTGGGCAAAGTGGATTTTGAAgatgaaattaagaaaagattTAAGATGGTATATGTACCAAATTGGTTCTCAGTAGACTTAAAAACAGGG atGTTGACAATTACTTTGGATGAGAGTGACTGTTTTGCTGCTTGGGTTTCTGCAAAAGATGCTGGCTTTAGCAGCCCTGACGGGTCAGATCCAAAAC TGAACTTAGGAGGACTTTTACTCCAGGCCCTCCTAGAATATTGGCCTAGGACACATGTGAATCCAATAGATGAAGAAGAAAACGAAGTAAACCATG TAAATGGGGAACAGGAGAACCGAGTACAAAAGGGAAATGGCTATTTCCAGGTGCCCCCACACACTCCTGTGATCTTTGGTGAAGCTGGAGGTCGCACCTTGTTCAG GCTGCTCTGCCGAGACTCTGGGGGTGAGACTGAGTCCATGCTTCTGAATGAGACAGTGCCACAATGGGTAATTGACATCACTGTGGAT AAAAATATGCCCAAATTCAACAAAATTCCTTTCTACCTCCAACCTCATGCATCTTCAGGAGCAAAAACCTTAAAAAA AGATAGGCTCTCTGCTAGTGACATGCTTCAAGTCCGGAAAGTAATGGAACACGTCTATGAGAAAATCATCAACTTGGATAATGAGTCTCAAACCACTAGCTCTTCTAATAATGAAAAACCAGGAGaacaggaaaaagaagaggaTATTGCTGTGCTGGCAGAGGAGAAAATTGAACTTTTGTGCCAGGACCAG GTTTTGGATCCAAATATGGACCTCCGAACAGTGAAACACTTCATATGGAAGAGTGGTGGTGACCTCACCCTCCATTACCGTCAGAAGTCCACGTGA